The genomic DNA TGCTTGTTGTAACACCGTACGACAAAAGTTCTGTCGACAGTGTGTTAAAAGCAATACAGATGGCAGATTTAGGTGTGAACCCGACAAGTGACGGTACACTGATCCGCATCACTGTGCCTCAGCTGACAGAAGAGCGACGCAAAGAGTTTGTTAAAGATGCACGCAAAGAAGGCGAAAATGCCAAAGTTGCAATCCGTAACGTACGCCGTGATGCAAATGACGATCTTAAAGCTGCAGAAAAAGCAGGCGATATTTCAGAAGATGAATTAAGAGGCCTGACTGACGATATTCAGAAACTAACAGATAAACACATCGCTGAAGTTGACGCAATGTGTGATGCTAAAGAAAAAGATATTCTCGAAGTTTAATCTTAAAAACAGGTAAGGGGACTTACCTGTTTTTTTATTGTATAACTATGTTAAAATAAAATAATTGAAGAAGTATATAAAAATTTATCAAAGATACATATTTGGCACGGAGGATCGTCATGTTTAAAGCGACTAAAGATAAATCTCTGACAGAGAGACCACTACCGGAACATATTGCGATTATTATGGATGGCAACGGCAGGTACGCTAAACTGCGCAGTATGCCGCGTATTAAAGGTCACTACGAAGGAATGCAGAATGTTAAACGCATTGTGAGGCATGCTGTGGATATAAAACTTAAGTACTTAACGCTCTATGCGTTTTCAACTGAAAACTGGTCCCGTCCAAAGAGTGAAGTGAACTACCTGCTTAAACTGCCGACGGACTTCCTCGGTTCATTTTTACCGGAGCTGATTGAAAAGAATGTCATCGTGAAAACGATCGGTGACTTCAGTGCACTGCCGAAGCATACGCGAAAAGCAGTACAGACAGC from Jeotgalicoccus saudimassiliensis includes the following:
- the frr gene encoding ribosome recycling factor, which gives rise to MSESVLKTAGDKMSKSIDSLARELASIRTGAANSSMLDRVNVEYYGAPTPLNQLASITVPEARMLVVTPYDKSSVDSVLKAIQMADLGVNPTSDGTLIRITVPQLTEERRKEFVKDARKEGENAKVAIRNVRRDANDDLKAAEKAGDISEDELRGLTDDIQKLTDKHIAEVDAMCDAKEKDILEV